A DNA window from Vanessa cardui chromosome 16, ilVanCard2.1, whole genome shotgun sequence contains the following coding sequences:
- the LOC124536103 gene encoding histone deacetylase HDAC1, with protein sequence MAMQPHSKKRVCYYYDSDIGNYYYGQGHPMKPHRIRMTHNLLLNYGLYRKMEIYRPHKATADEMTKFHSDDYIRFLRSIRPDNMSEYNKQMQRFNVGEDCPVFDGLYEFCQLSAGGSVAAAVKLNKQASEICINWGGGLHHAKKSEASGFCYVNDIVLGILELLKYHQRVLYIDIDVHHGDGVEEAFYTTDRVMTVSFHKYGEYFPGTGDLRDIGAGKGKYYAVNIPLRDGMDDDSYESIFVPIISKVMETFQPSAVVLQCGADSLTGDRLGCFNLTVRGHGRCVELVKRFGLPFLLVGGGGYTIRNVSRCWTYETSVALGVEIANELPYNDYFEYFGPDFKLHISPSNMSNQNTPEYLEKIKNRLFENLRMLPHAPGVQVQAIPEDAVNDESEDEDKVDKDERLPQSEKDKRITGDGELSDSEDEGEGRRDNRSYRAPQRKRPRLDKDATPAKDDAKAEDTKDDVKNISNMEEPKKEVPPNA encoded by the exons ATGGCTATGCAACCACATAGTAAAAAAAGAGTGTGCTATTACTATGATA GTGACATCGGAAACTATTATTATGGACAAGGCCATCCCATGAAACCTCATCGTATACGTATGACtcacaatttacttttaaattatggaCTTTACAGGAAGATGGAAATATAT agaCCACATAAGGCCACAGCTGACGAAATGACCAAGTTCCACTCAGATGATTATATTCGGTTTCTTAGATCGATCAGACCAGACAACATGtctgaatataataaacaaatgcaaagat ttaATGTCGGTGAAGACTGTCCAGTGTTTGATGGGTTATATGAATTCTGTCAGCTCTCAGCTGGTGGTTCGGTAGCAGCtgcagttaaattaaataaacag GCTTCAGAAATATGCATCAATTGGGGTGGTGGACTGCATCATGCTAAGAAATCAGAAGCATCAGGATTCTGTTATGTAAATGACATTGTTCTTGGAATTTTGGAACTACTGAAATACCACCAAAgagttttatatattgatattgatgTGCACCATGGTGATGGTGTGGAGGAGGCATTCTACACTACAGACAGAGTTATGACAGTATCTTTTCACAAGTATGGAGAATATTTCCCAGGGACAG GTGATCTACGAGATATTGGGGCTGGCAAAGGAAAATACTATGCAGTGAACATACCATTACGGGATGGAATGGACGATGATTCATATGAGTCTATCTTCGTGCCCATAATATCTAAGGTCATGGAAACTTTCCAGCCCAGTGCAGTAGTGTTGCAGTGTGGAGCAGATTCACTAACAG GTGACCGATTGGGTTGCTTCAATCTGACTGTTCGTGGACATGGACGATGTGTAGAGTTGGTGAAGAGATTTGGACTTCCATTCTTACTTGTTGGTGGCGGagg atATACAATCCGCAATGTTTCCCGCTGTTGGACGTATGAGACTTCAGTTGCACTTGGAGTAGAAATAGCAAATGAATTGCCTTACAATGACTATTTCGAATATTTCGGACCTGATTTCAAACTACACATATCTCCAAGTAACATGTCTAATCAAAACACGCctgaatatttagaaaaaattaagaatagacTGTTTGAAAATTTACGGATGTTACCACATGCACCAGGAGTAcag GTACAAGCCATTCCAGAAGATGCTGTAAATGATGAGTCTGAAGATGAAGATAAGGTTGACAAAGATGAAAGACTTCCCCAAAGTGAAAAG GACAAACGTATAACCGGCGACGGCGAGCTGTCGGACTCCGAGGACGAGGGCGAAGGCCGGCGCGACAACCGCTCGTACCGCGCGCCGCAGCGGAAGCGCCCGCGCCTCGACAAGGACGCCACGCCCGCCAAGGACGACGCCAAAG CTGAAGACACAAaagacgatgtaaagaatataaGCAATATGGAAGAACCAAAGAAAGAGGTGCCGCCGAATGCCTGA